A single region of the Coriobacteriia bacterium genome encodes:
- the dnaJ gene encoding molecular chaperone DnaJ produces MPAGTRDYYQTLGVEKGASADEIKKAFRRKAREFHPDVNSAPDAEERFKEVNEAYDVLSDPTKKEQYDRFGSVGRGGGGGAGGGYQYVDLNDLFGGGGGGFGMGDIFSAFFGGVAGAGRGARPEGRDMAMNLVITLEEAATGAEKEIVLDRLATCDVCNGKGSEAAASIVTCPDCNGTGQRTTMRQTFLGTMQTSAPCERCGASGRVVEKPCEECQGSGRVPDRQHVNVSIPAGIRDGQQIRLRGLGEAGIRGAAAGDLIVSVRLKEHEYLHREGDDLHRRYRVSMTQAALGADLSVGGILEENEVHVPAGSQHDDAVRVKGRGMPRLNSGGRGDLIVHLAVEVPKKLSKRQKELLRELATEFGDETRHEDRVPLEKLKDWLRG; encoded by the coding sequence GTGCCCGCTGGCACCCGTGACTACTACCAGACCCTGGGCGTCGAGAAGGGCGCCTCGGCAGATGAGATCAAGAAGGCGTTTCGCCGCAAGGCGCGCGAGTTCCATCCCGACGTGAACAGTGCGCCGGACGCCGAGGAGCGCTTCAAAGAGGTCAACGAGGCCTACGATGTCTTGTCCGACCCCACCAAGAAGGAGCAGTACGACCGCTTCGGCTCGGTCGGGCGCGGCGGCGGTGGCGGCGCTGGCGGGGGCTACCAGTACGTCGACCTGAACGACCTGTTCGGTGGCGGCGGTGGCGGCTTCGGCATGGGCGACATATTCAGCGCCTTCTTCGGTGGAGTGGCCGGCGCGGGCCGCGGTGCGCGGCCGGAAGGCCGCGACATGGCGATGAACCTCGTCATCACGCTTGAAGAGGCAGCGACCGGCGCGGAGAAGGAGATCGTTCTCGATCGGCTCGCCACGTGTGATGTGTGCAACGGGAAGGGCTCCGAGGCGGCCGCCTCGATCGTGACCTGTCCGGACTGCAACGGCACCGGTCAGCGCACGACCATGCGCCAGACGTTCCTTGGCACGATGCAGACCTCCGCGCCGTGCGAGCGGTGCGGCGCCAGCGGACGTGTCGTGGAGAAGCCGTGCGAGGAGTGCCAAGGTTCGGGACGGGTTCCGGATCGTCAGCACGTGAACGTGTCGATTCCGGCCGGTATTCGCGACGGACAGCAGATACGGCTGCGCGGGTTGGGCGAGGCAGGCATTCGCGGTGCGGCTGCGGGAGACCTGATCGTCAGCGTGCGCCTCAAGGAGCACGAGTACCTGCACCGCGAGGGCGACGATCTGCACCGCCGCTACCGCGTGTCCATGACCCAGGCGGCCCTGGGCGCGGATCTGAGTGTGGGCGGGATTCTTGAGGAGAACGAGGTACACGTACCCGCAGGGAGCCAGCACGACGACGCGGTCCGCGTGAAGGGCCGAGGCATGCCCCGCCTCAACTCAGGGGGAAGGGGCGACCTCATCGTCCACCTGGCGGTCGAGGTGCCCAAGAAGCTTTCGAAGCGCCAGAAGGAGTTGCTGCGCGAGCTTGCCACCGAGTTCGGCGACGAGACACGCCACGAGGACCGTGTTCCGCTTGAGAAGCTCAAGGACTGGCTGAGGGGCTAG
- a CDS encoding 16S rRNA (uracil(1498)-N(3))-methyltransferase — translation MSLHRFFLTEALAAGEGARVRLPLDSEDCHHAVSVLRLRVGEKIEGVEPDGGVWCARVEAADRDALVATLLTYTTPVARRRPQVTLVQGVAKGEKMDAIVRQAVEVGADAVLPVLTERSIVRLDERKRAERGERWQRIAKSAAEQAHRTRVPQVAHPADWREAREQLAGADAVVVLWEDEHATSLAEALAPLRGRTDAHVALVVGPEGGLSPDEVAVLREAGATVATLGEPILRTETAAVVAVALAIHELERA, via the coding sequence GTGTCGCTGCACCGATTCTTCCTGACTGAGGCGCTGGCGGCGGGCGAGGGAGCCCGCGTTCGGCTGCCGCTCGACTCTGAGGACTGCCACCACGCGGTGTCGGTCTTGCGCCTGCGTGTTGGCGAAAAGATCGAAGGCGTCGAACCCGACGGCGGCGTCTGGTGCGCGCGCGTTGAGGCTGCGGACCGGGATGCACTTGTCGCGACGCTGCTCACCTACACCACGCCTGTTGCGCGCCGGCGTCCACAGGTCACGCTCGTGCAGGGCGTGGCGAAGGGCGAGAAGATGGATGCGATCGTGCGCCAGGCCGTCGAGGTGGGTGCCGATGCCGTGCTGCCGGTTCTCACCGAGCGTTCGATCGTGCGACTGGACGAGCGCAAGCGCGCCGAGCGAGGTGAGCGCTGGCAGCGCATCGCCAAGTCAGCCGCGGAGCAGGCGCACCGCACGCGCGTGCCGCAGGTAGCCCACCCCGCTGACTGGCGAGAGGCCCGCGAACAGCTCGCCGGCGCTGACGCGGTGGTGGTGTTGTGGGAGGACGAGCACGCTACATCGCTGGCTGAGGCGCTTGCGCCGCTGCGAGGCCGGACTGACGCGCACGTCGCTCTCGTCGTGGGCCCCGAGGGCGGGCTGTCGCCCGACGAGGTCGCTGTGCTGCGCGAGGCTGGGGCGACCGTCGCGACGCTCGGCGAGCCGATTCTGCGCACCGAGACGGCCGCGGTGGTCGCGGTGGCGCTCGCCATCCACGAGTTGGAGCGCGCGTGA